A single region of the Streptomyces sp. ITFR-16 genome encodes:
- the nucS gene encoding endonuclease NucS: MRLVIARCSVDYAGRLTAHLPSAPRLILVKADGSVSIHADDRAYKPLNWMSPPCTLKEGTGDAEGVWTVVNKAGEKLIITMEEILHDSSHELGVDPGLIKDGVEAHLQELLADRIETLGEGYTLIRREYFTAIGPVDILCRDADGQTVAVELKRRGDIDGVEQLTRYLELLNRDPHLAPVKGIFAAQEIKPQARVLATDRGIGCVVLDYDAMRGIEDDKLRLF; the protein is encoded by the coding sequence ATGCGTCTCGTCATCGCCCGCTGCTCCGTGGACTACGCCGGCCGGCTCACGGCCCACCTGCCCTCCGCTCCCCGTCTCATCCTGGTGAAGGCGGACGGGAGCGTGTCGATTCACGCCGACGACAGGGCGTACAAACCGCTCAACTGGATGTCGCCGCCCTGCACTCTGAAGGAGGGCACCGGCGACGCCGAGGGCGTGTGGACCGTGGTGAACAAGGCGGGCGAAAAACTGATCATCACCATGGAGGAAATCCTCCATGACTCGAGCCATGAGCTGGGTGTCGATCCGGGCCTGATCAAGGACGGCGTGGAAGCGCACCTTCAGGAGCTGCTGGCCGACCGGATCGAGACACTCGGCGAGGGCTACACGCTGATCCGCCGCGAGTACTTCACCGCCATCGGCCCGGTCGACATCCTGTGCCGCGACGCCGACGGGCAGACCGTGGCGGTCGAGCTGAAGCGGCGCGGCGACATCGACGGCGTGGAGCAGCTGACCCGCTATCTGGAGCTGCTCAACCGTGATCCCCACCTCGCCCCGGTGAAGGGCATCTTCGCCGCCCAGGAGATCAAGCCCCAGGCCCGCGTGCTGGCAACGGACCGCGGCATCGGCTGCGTGGTCCTCGACTACGACGCGATGCGCGGCATCGAGGACGACAAGCTCCGCCTGTTCTGA
- a CDS encoding ATP-binding protein: MDPTHRGPEEFGHDNNGFSDEAGRRRPSRDPLTPDFGQQTPQQARIVTLISGDLLLTVNPVDGSEVEACPPGEQPPAPARRTPAERADRTRAAAPPVPPGPPLPRLPLLRREDERERLVRLLARGRSVRLTGPAGSGRTALLNAVAADCAELAPDGVVRLNGHKRTVTDLLHGLFDAVHDAPLHRPDRALLLEKLRTTGAVVVLDDLEFGGAALDELLDATPECAFLLATTPEVAAPGTDSHLEEVFLAGLDRSASVELMERVVERPLTEEETNWAGDLWFESEGLPLRFVQAGALLRRRDLLRTDPTAYDEYGYLENRPADAPPPAEDAPATESADVPLPSLGEGAAPAALLASRLSGAARDTLRFAVALGGEVPHQAHLPALVGDTHADAALGELAGCGLLSPAGSRYRLAAGVVAQLEAAGYGDDAPERARTVAQHYAWWAGHPSVTPARAAAEADAILAAMSRLVPGEEPGQTSVAVLLARSASPAFAAGLHWSAWERSLRVGQEAGRIAGEVAEEAYFHHELGVLALCTGHLDRARAELETSISMRGALADKSGAVAGRRALALVEDLAGPVAAGPGTDPLPAGLFEPSPASGVPAVIPVSMPRPYAGDTAVVSLQGSSPDDKDGAGGRLAFLGGARRNLVAAGAGVLLAGVLGTVVTLGLTSNADPQGDPGASTEQSVTEGGDPDEELPAEEPADDGATPSATKSGSPSASTPGPSGSESAPAGGAGTPSSSTSAPESGAPSPSRTPSGRPSSPHTPSGKPTPTKSASAPTSESPSPTDPETPDPTESETEGPTPPETSDSAGGPTGSASGTPDAA; encoded by the coding sequence ATGGACCCGACACACCGGGGGCCGGAAGAGTTCGGCCACGACAACAACGGCTTCTCCGACGAGGCGGGCCGGCGTCGTCCTTCCCGCGACCCGCTGACCCCCGATTTCGGTCAGCAAACACCGCAGCAGGCGCGCATCGTCACGCTCATATCCGGCGACCTCCTGCTCACCGTCAACCCGGTCGACGGCAGCGAGGTCGAGGCGTGCCCGCCCGGCGAGCAGCCCCCCGCACCCGCCCGGCGCACCCCCGCCGAGCGCGCCGACCGCACCCGCGCCGCCGCACCCCCGGTCCCGCCCGGCCCGCCCCTGCCCCGGCTCCCCCTGCTCCGGCGCGAGGACGAACGCGAGCGGCTGGTCCGCCTGCTGGCCCGCGGCCGGTCCGTCCGGCTCACCGGACCGGCCGGTTCCGGCCGAACCGCGCTGCTGAACGCCGTCGCCGCGGACTGCGCGGAACTCGCGCCCGACGGAGTCGTCCGGCTCAACGGCCACAAGCGGACCGTCACCGATCTGCTCCACGGACTCTTCGACGCCGTCCACGACGCCCCGCTGCACCGCCCGGACCGGGCCCTGCTGCTGGAGAAGCTGCGCACCACCGGAGCCGTCGTCGTCCTCGACGACCTGGAATTCGGCGGCGCCGCCCTGGACGAACTGCTCGACGCCACACCCGAATGCGCCTTCCTGCTGGCCACGACCCCCGAGGTCGCCGCCCCCGGGACCGACTCCCACCTCGAAGAGGTCTTCCTCGCCGGGCTGGACCGCTCCGCCTCCGTCGAGCTGATGGAACGCGTCGTCGAGCGGCCGCTCACCGAGGAGGAGACCAACTGGGCGGGCGACCTCTGGTTCGAGTCCGAGGGCCTGCCGCTGCGGTTCGTCCAGGCCGGCGCCCTGCTGCGCCGGCGCGATCTGCTGCGCACCGACCCCACCGCGTACGACGAGTACGGCTATCTGGAGAACCGGCCCGCCGACGCACCGCCGCCGGCCGAGGACGCACCCGCCACCGAGAGCGCCGATGTGCCGCTGCCCAGCCTCGGCGAGGGGGCGGCCCCGGCCGCCCTGCTCGCCTCACGGCTGAGCGGCGCCGCGCGCGACACCCTGCGCTTCGCGGTGGCGCTCGGCGGCGAGGTCCCGCACCAGGCGCATCTGCCGGCGCTCGTGGGGGACACCCACGCGGACGCCGCGCTCGGCGAACTGGCCGGCTGCGGGCTGCTCTCCCCGGCCGGCTCCCGCTACCGGCTCGCCGCCGGGGTGGTCGCCCAGCTGGAGGCCGCCGGATACGGCGACGACGCCCCGGAGCGGGCCAGGACCGTGGCCCAGCACTACGCCTGGTGGGCCGGGCACCCCTCCGTCACTCCGGCCCGCGCGGCCGCCGAGGCCGACGCGATCCTCGCGGCGATGAGCCGGCTGGTGCCGGGGGAGGAGCCCGGCCAGACCAGCGTCGCCGTCCTGCTGGCCCGCAGCGCCTCGCCCGCCTTCGCGGCGGGGCTGCACTGGAGCGCCTGGGAGCGGTCCCTGCGGGTCGGCCAGGAAGCCGGCCGCATCGCGGGAGAGGTCGCCGAAGAGGCGTACTTCCACCACGAGCTGGGTGTGCTCGCGCTCTGCACCGGACATCTCGACCGGGCCAGGGCCGAGCTGGAGACCTCCATCAGCATGCGCGGGGCGCTCGCCGACAAGAGCGGCGCGGTGGCCGGACGGCGGGCGCTCGCCCTGGTCGAGGACCTCGCGGGACCCGTCGCTGCGGGCCCGGGCACCGATCCGCTCCCTGCCGGTCTCTTCGAGCCGTCGCCCGCGAGCGGTGTGCCGGCCGTCATCCCGGTCTCGATGCCGCGTCCGTACGCCGGTGACACCGCCGTCGTCTCCCTCCAGGGCTCGTCCCCGGACGACAAGGACGGGGCCGGCGGACGCTTGGCGTTCCTGGGCGGGGCGCGGCGCAACCTCGTCGCGGCCGGTGCGGGGGTGCTGCTCGCCGGAGTGCTCGGCACGGTGGTGACGCTCGGGCTGACGTCGAACGCCGACCCGCAGGGCGACCCCGGGGCCTCCACCGAGCAGTCCGTGACGGAGGGCGGCGACCCGGACGAGGAGCTGCCGGCCGAGGAGCCCGCGGACGACGGGGCGACCCCGTCGGCCACGAAGTCGGGCTCCCCGTCCGCGTCCACGCCGGGGCCCTCGGGAAGCGAGTCCGCGCCGGCGGGCGGGGCAGGGACGCCGTCCTCGTCGACCAGCGCGCCGGAGTCCGGTGCGCCGTCGCCGTCCAGGACGCCGTCGGGCCGGCCGAGTTCGCCGCACACGCCGTCCGGGAAGCCGACGCCGACGAAGTCGGCCTCGGCGCCGACGAGTGAGTCGCCGAGCCCGACCGATCCGGAGACGCCCGATCCGACGGAGTCGGAGACCGAGGGGCCGACGCCGCCGGAGACGTCCGACTCGGCCGGCGGGCCGACGGGGTCGGCGTCCGGGACGCCGGATGCGGCCTGA
- a CDS encoding STAS domain-containing protein: MHIRGDHAELVVGGRLDVRSAADARTVLHSALDDGVGDLVLDLTELDSWDATGLGVIMGAHRRAGRAGRRLVLRGVPPQMQRLLVATRLHRILAIEGGIAADSLPRV; encoded by the coding sequence ATGCACATCAGGGGCGACCACGCCGAGCTGGTCGTCGGGGGCCGCCTCGACGTCCGAAGCGCGGCGGACGCCCGTACGGTCCTGCACTCGGCCCTCGACGACGGCGTCGGTGATCTGGTGCTCGACCTGACCGAGCTGGATTCGTGGGACGCCACCGGTCTCGGCGTCATCATGGGCGCGCACCGCCGGGCCGGCCGCGCCGGCCGGCGGCTGGTGCTGCGCGGGGTGCCTCCGCAGATGCAACGCCTTCTGGTGGCCACCCGGCTGCACCGCATCCTGGCCATCGAGGGCGGCATCGCCGCGGACTCGCTGCCACGCGTCTGA
- a CDS encoding 3-hydroxyacyl-CoA dehydrogenase family protein, with protein sequence MARKLAVIGAGLMGSGIAQVSAQAGWDVVLRDVTDEALTRGRDGIKASYDKFVSKGRLDAADAGSALARITTTTDLDAVADADIVVEAVFEKLEVKHEIFRTLDKIVRDDTVLASNTSAIPITKIAAVTERPERVVGVHFFSPVPMMQLVELVRGYKTSDETLATAREFAESVGKTCIVVNRDVAGFVTTRLISALVVEAAKLYESGVASAEDIDIACKLGFGHAMGPLATADLTGVDILLHATGNIYTESQDEKFAAPELMRRMVDAGDIGRKSGQGFYTY encoded by the coding sequence GTGGCCAGGAAGCTCGCCGTCATCGGAGCCGGACTCATGGGGTCCGGCATCGCGCAGGTCTCCGCCCAGGCGGGCTGGGACGTCGTGCTGCGCGATGTCACCGACGAGGCGCTGACCCGTGGCCGTGACGGCATCAAGGCCTCCTACGACAAGTTCGTCTCCAAGGGCAGGCTCGACGCGGCCGACGCCGGGTCCGCGCTCGCCCGGATCACCACGACCACCGATCTGGACGCCGTCGCCGACGCCGACATCGTCGTCGAGGCCGTCTTCGAGAAGCTGGAGGTGAAGCACGAGATCTTCCGGACCCTCGACAAGATCGTCCGGGACGACACCGTGCTCGCCTCCAACACCTCCGCCATCCCGATCACCAAGATCGCGGCCGTGACGGAGCGCCCCGAGCGTGTCGTCGGGGTGCACTTCTTCTCGCCGGTCCCGATGATGCAGCTCGTCGAACTCGTCCGCGGCTACAAGACCAGCGACGAAACCCTCGCCACCGCGCGGGAGTTCGCCGAGTCGGTCGGCAAGACCTGCATCGTCGTCAACCGTGACGTGGCCGGCTTCGTCACCACCCGGCTGATCTCGGCGCTCGTCGTCGAGGCCGCCAAGCTGTACGAGTCGGGTGTCGCGTCGGCCGAGGACATCGACATCGCCTGCAAGCTGGGTTTCGGCCACGCCATGGGCCCGCTCGCCACCGCGGACCTGACGGGCGTCGACATCCTGCTGCACGCCACGGGAAACATCTACACCGAGTCGCAGGACGAGAAGTTCGCCGCTCCCGAGCTGATGCGCCGGATGGTCGACGCAGGTGACATCGGGCGCAAGAGCGGGCAGGGCTTCTACACCTACTGA
- a CDS encoding TetR/AcrR family transcriptional regulator — protein MAEGLRERKKRQTRQHLSDVATGLFLERGFDAVTIAEIAQAADVSANTVYNYFPTKEDLFLDRSRGIVDRLSRYVRGRDKGESAAEAVLRELRIQVEGVSPTVGLIEGYERFMRVIEGADGLKARLWHVQQEALLHLEATLLEESDAAPGDAAPVLVAGQLSWVHSTLMAYIGREMVAGRKAAEVSRDALVLLDDIEDLLGEKVLNYARRAAE, from the coding sequence ATGGCTGAGGGACTCAGGGAGCGCAAGAAGCGGCAGACCAGGCAGCACCTCTCGGACGTGGCCACCGGTCTCTTCCTGGAGCGGGGCTTCGACGCGGTCACGATCGCCGAGATCGCCCAGGCCGCCGACGTCTCGGCGAACACGGTCTACAACTACTTCCCGACCAAGGAGGACCTCTTCCTCGACCGCAGCCGAGGCATCGTCGACCGCCTCTCGCGGTACGTCCGGGGCCGCGACAAGGGGGAGTCGGCGGCCGAGGCCGTCCTGCGGGAGCTGCGCATCCAGGTGGAGGGCGTCTCGCCCACCGTCGGCCTGATCGAGGGGTACGAGCGCTTCATGCGCGTCATCGAGGGCGCCGACGGCCTCAAGGCCCGCCTCTGGCACGTCCAGCAGGAGGCGCTCCTGCATCTGGAGGCGACCCTCCTGGAGGAGTCCGACGCCGCCCCGGGCGACGCCGCCCCGGTCCTGGTCGCCGGCCAGCTCTCCTGGGTGCACAGCACGCTCATGGCGTACATCGGCCGCGAGATGGTCGCGGGCCGCAAGGCCGCCGAAGTGTCCCGGGACGCCCTCGTCCTGCTCGACGACATCGAGGACCTGCTGGGCGAAAAGGTGCTCAACTACGCCCGGCGCGCCGCCGAATGA
- a CDS encoding ABC transporter ATP-binding protein gives MPIISTSGLARTFATKAGPVEAVRSIDMTVAAGEIVGLLGPNGAGKTTTLRMLTTLLAPTGGAATVAGCDLAADPAGVREKCGYVAQSGGVDPHITVREELVTQGRLYRLGKAAAVARAGELATDLGLSGLLDRKTVTLSGGQRRRLDIAMGLTHRPAVLFLDEPTTGLDPGSRADLWELVRRLRDASGTTVVLTTHYLDEADALADRLVVVDDGLVAAEGTPAALKTRYAGSPDASLQDAFLALTGRSPAPADTAPVAV, from the coding sequence ATGCCAATCATCAGTACGTCCGGGCTCGCCCGGACCTTCGCGACCAAGGCAGGACCGGTGGAGGCCGTGCGCTCCATCGACATGACGGTGGCGGCCGGCGAGATCGTCGGCCTGCTCGGCCCCAACGGGGCGGGCAAGACCACCACCCTGCGCATGCTCACCACGCTGCTCGCCCCCACCGGCGGCGCGGCCACCGTGGCCGGCTGCGACCTGGCCGCCGACCCGGCGGGCGTACGGGAGAAGTGCGGGTACGTCGCCCAGTCGGGCGGGGTCGACCCGCACATCACCGTGCGGGAGGAGCTGGTCACCCAGGGCCGGCTGTACCGACTCGGCAAGGCCGCCGCGGTGGCCAGGGCCGGGGAGCTGGCCACCGACCTCGGCCTGTCCGGCCTGCTCGACCGGAAGACCGTCACACTCTCCGGGGGCCAGCGGCGGCGGCTCGACATCGCGATGGGGCTCACCCACCGCCCGGCCGTGCTCTTCCTCGACGAGCCGACGACCGGCCTCGACCCGGGCAGCCGCGCCGACCTCTGGGAGCTGGTGCGCCGGCTGCGCGACGCGTCGGGCACGACCGTCGTGCTCACCACCCACTACCTCGACGAGGCGGACGCGCTCGCCGACCGGCTGGTGGTGGTCGACGACGGCCTGGTGGCGGCGGAGGGCACCCCGGCCGCGCTGAAGACCCGGTACGCGGGCTCGCCGGACGCCTCGCTCCAGGACGCCTTCCTGGCCCTCACCGGCCGCTCCCCCGCCCCCGCCGACACCGCGCCCGTCGCCGTCTAG
- a CDS encoding ABC transporter permease — MLLHDTALVFGRYARQTLRSKFQILFGILMPLLYLLFFGPLLTGLPLGREGDSWQILVPGLLLQLGLFGASFTGFALIIDKSTGVVERMRVTPVSRAALLLGRVLRDTLLFMFQAVLLVLAAVLMGLRAPLPGVLIGFVFVGLLTVSLASLSYALAMRVTTPQEFGPVINSLTMPSMLLSGLMLPMTLGPGWLDVLSHFTPFRYLVDAVRDAFVGAYTTAHMLYGVLVSLGFAALAVTVGTRVFKKAGA, encoded by the coding sequence ATGCTTCTCCACGACACCGCGCTCGTCTTCGGGCGGTACGCCCGGCAGACCCTGCGCTCGAAGTTCCAGATCCTCTTCGGCATCCTCATGCCGCTGCTCTACCTGCTCTTCTTCGGCCCGCTGCTCACCGGTCTCCCGCTCGGCCGGGAGGGCGACTCCTGGCAGATCCTGGTGCCGGGACTGCTGCTCCAGCTCGGGCTGTTCGGCGCCTCCTTCACCGGGTTCGCCCTGATCATCGACAAGTCGACCGGGGTCGTCGAGCGGATGCGGGTCACCCCGGTCAGCCGGGCGGCGCTGCTGCTGGGGCGGGTGCTGCGCGACACGCTGCTGTTCATGTTCCAGGCGGTGCTGCTGGTGCTCGCCGCCGTACTCATGGGGCTGCGGGCGCCGCTGCCCGGTGTGCTCATCGGCTTCGTGTTCGTGGGCCTGCTGACCGTCTCGCTGGCCTCGCTCTCGTACGCGCTGGCCATGCGGGTCACCACCCCGCAGGAGTTCGGGCCGGTGATCAACTCGCTCACCATGCCGTCGATGCTCCTGTCGGGCCTGATGCTGCCGATGACCCTGGGCCCCGGCTGGCTGGACGTGCTGTCGCACTTCACGCCGTTCCGCTACCTGGTGGACGCGGTCCGGGACGCGTTCGTGGGCGCGTACACCACCGCACACATGCTGTACGGGGTCCTGGTCTCGCTCGGCTTCGCGGCCCTCGCCGTGACAGTGGGCACACGCGTCTTCAAGAAGGCCGGTGCCTAA
- a CDS encoding cob(I)yrinic acid a,c-diamide adenosyltransferase, with protein MVNLTRIYTRTGDTGTTALGDMSRTAKTDLRISAYADANEANAVIGTAIALGQLSEDIVKVLVRVQNDLFDVGADLSTPVVEDPKYPPLRVEQSYVDKLEADCDHFLEQVEKLRSFILPGGTPGAALLHQACTVVRRAERSTWAALEVHGEAMNALTATYLNRLSDLLFILARVANKEVGDVLWVPGGER; from the coding sequence ATGGTCAATCTGACGCGCATCTACACCCGCACCGGCGACACGGGCACCACCGCCCTCGGCGACATGAGCCGGACCGCCAAGACCGATCTGCGGATCTCCGCGTACGCGGACGCCAACGAGGCCAACGCGGTCATCGGTACGGCGATCGCGCTCGGGCAGCTCTCCGAGGACATCGTGAAGGTCCTCGTCCGCGTACAGAACGACCTGTTCGACGTGGGCGCGGACCTGTCCACCCCGGTCGTCGAGGACCCGAAGTACCCGCCGCTGCGCGTCGAGCAGTCCTACGTCGACAAGCTGGAGGCGGACTGCGACCACTTCCTGGAGCAGGTGGAGAAGCTCCGCAGCTTCATCCTGCCCGGCGGCACCCCCGGCGCCGCGCTGCTGCACCAGGCGTGCACGGTCGTGCGGCGGGCGGAGCGCTCCACCTGGGCGGCGCTGGAGGTGCACGGCGAGGCGATGAACGCCCTGACGGCGACCTACCTCAACCGCCTCTCCGACCTGCTCTTCATCCTGGCCCGGGTGGCCAACAAGGAGGTCGGCGACGTCCTGTGGGTCCCGGGCGGCGAACGGTAG